In Holophagales bacterium, one DNA window encodes the following:
- the hisH gene encoding imidazole glycerol phosphate synthase subunit HisH → MSDGATAGAGGVTVVDLGVGNLGNVVRALARLGATAEITSEPARIAAGRVLVLPGVGAFRPPREALRGEREAALRAALGAGAWLLGICVGYQLLFSASEEFGSTDGLGLLSGRVTRLPDDVPLPHIGWNRLREVADHPLLVGLADGEYAYFVHSFAPEGVDARLRLAVARHGRPFAAVAGDGRVFGTQFHPEKSGDAGLRLLGNFLELARCA, encoded by the coding sequence ATGAGCGACGGGGCGACGGCGGGTGCCGGCGGGGTGACGGTCGTCGATCTCGGGGTGGGCAACCTCGGGAACGTGGTCCGTGCGCTCGCCCGGCTCGGCGCGACGGCGGAGATCACCAGCGAGCCGGCGCGGATCGCCGCCGGCCGGGTGCTGGTGCTGCCGGGCGTCGGCGCCTTCCGCCCGCCCCGGGAAGCGCTGCGCGGCGAGCGCGAGGCGGCCCTGCGCGCTGCGCTCGGGGCGGGAGCCTGGCTGCTCGGCATCTGCGTCGGCTATCAGTTGCTCTTCTCGGCGAGCGAGGAGTTCGGTTCGACCGACGGCCTCGGCCTGCTCTCCGGTCGCGTCACGCGGCTGCCGGACGACGTGCCGCTGCCGCACATCGGCTGGAACCGCCTGCGCGAGGTCGCCGACCATCCGCTCCTCGTCGGGCTCGCCGACGGCGAGTACGCCTACTTCGTCCACAGCTTCGCGCCGGAGGGGGTGGACGCGCGTCTCCGTCTCGCCGTGGCGCGCCATGGCCGGCCGTTCGCCGCCGTGGCCGGCGACGGCCGGGTGTTCGGCACGCAGTTCCACCCGGAGAAGAGCGGCGACGCCGGTCTGCGCCTGCTCGGCAACTTCCTGGAGCTGGCGCGATGCGCATGA
- a CDS encoding 1-(5-phosphoribosyl)-5-((5-phosphoribosylamino)methylideneamino)imidazole-4-carboxamide isomerase, which yields MRMTVEAGLVELLPSIDLRHGEVVRLRQGRDDETTVYPADPFALLAAFRAAGVRRAHLVDLDAAFGEAPQRALLARLAAAVDRPALELGGGLRSREAIDAALAAGFERVVVGSLVVRDPERFLALAEALPQRLVPALECDAGRLRLAGWTESSPVRPETLAARLGGAPCPALLVTDVGRDGTLAGPNLDLARALAAASGLPAIVSGGVAALGDLVAARATPGVAAVIVGRALFEGRFSLAAALAACAGEERS from the coding sequence ATGCGCATGACGGTCGAGGCCGGCCTCGTCGAGCTCCTGCCGTCGATCGACCTCCGGCACGGGGAGGTCGTGCGCCTGCGTCAAGGGCGGGACGACGAGACCACCGTCTATCCGGCAGATCCGTTCGCGCTGCTCGCCGCCTTTCGCGCCGCCGGGGTGCGGCGCGCGCACCTCGTCGACCTCGACGCGGCGTTCGGCGAGGCGCCGCAGCGCGCCCTGCTCGCCCGACTCGCCGCGGCGGTCGACCGTCCGGCCCTCGAGCTCGGCGGCGGGCTGCGCTCGCGCGAGGCGATCGACGCGGCGCTCGCCGCCGGCTTCGAGCGCGTCGTCGTCGGCTCGCTCGTGGTGCGCGATCCGGAGCGCTTCCTCGCGCTTGCCGAGGCCCTGCCGCAGCGGCTCGTGCCGGCACTCGAGTGCGACGCCGGGCGTCTCCGCCTCGCCGGCTGGACGGAGAGCTCGCCCGTGCGGCCCGAAACGCTCGCCGCCCGGCTCGGCGGCGCGCCCTGTCCGGCGCTGCTGGTGACCGACGTGGGGCGCGACGGCACGCTCGCCGGACCGAACCTCGACCTCGCGCGCGCACTCGCCGCCGCGAGCGGCCTGCCGGCCATCGTCTCGGGCGGCGTCGCGGCGCTCGGCGATCTCGTCGCTGCCCGCGCGACGCCGGGCGTCGCGGCGGTGATCGTCGGGAGAGCGCTCTTCGAGGGGCGCTTCTCGCTCGCCGCGGCGCTCGCCGCCTGTGCCGGGGAGGAGCGCTCGTGA
- the trpE gene encoding anthranilate synthase component I, with product MSSPRPRRAVPHLRELLADTLTPLAVYRRLAGISPVRFLFESVTGGEQVSRFSFLGSAPRELYRLHADRLERDRDFERRAMPGEPLAALRAVVSDLASEPGPLPFTGGFVGFFGYDTIRLLERLPQRPPDPYGLPLAVLARFDDLVVFDHARQRVVLVANEIEGEVSATEAEAALDRLERLLVSARGTGAVALPARAPDPPPFASAFDGAAFRAAVATAKEHIAAGDIFQVVLARRFRVPEAPPPLALYRALRLVNPSPYMVLFESPEVTLVGASPEMLVRKHGRRVVTRPIAGTRPRGLEPEDDRRFAEELLADPKERAEHVMLVDLGRNDLGRVAVAGSVEVTSFFDVERYSHVMHLVSNVEGELAPGREALDALFACFPAGTVSGAPKIRAMEIVDALEPEARGPYAGAVGYLSFSGDLDTCITIRTLVVQGGETSVTAGAGIVADSDPAAEQRETENKAAALLAAVALARTIEAGEVRS from the coding sequence ATGAGCTCGCCGCGACCGCGTCGGGCGGTACCGCACCTTCGCGAGCTGCTGGCCGACACGCTGACCCCGCTCGCCGTCTACCGGCGCCTCGCCGGGATCTCGCCGGTGCGCTTCCTCTTCGAGAGCGTGACCGGCGGCGAGCAGGTCTCGCGCTTCAGCTTCCTCGGCTCGGCTCCGCGCGAGCTCTACCGGCTGCATGCCGATCGTCTCGAGCGTGACCGGGACTTCGAGCGCCGCGCCATGCCTGGCGAGCCGCTCGCCGCGCTGCGCGCCGTGGTGTCCGACCTGGCGAGCGAGCCCGGGCCGCTCCCGTTCACCGGCGGCTTCGTCGGCTTCTTCGGCTACGACACGATCCGTCTGCTCGAGCGGCTGCCGCAGCGCCCCCCCGACCCTTACGGGCTGCCGCTCGCCGTCCTGGCGCGCTTCGACGACCTGGTGGTCTTCGACCACGCCCGCCAGCGCGTCGTGCTGGTGGCCAACGAGATCGAAGGCGAGGTCTCCGCCACCGAGGCGGAGGCGGCGCTCGACCGCCTCGAGCGCCTGTTGGTCAGCGCCCGCGGCACCGGGGCGGTGGCCTTGCCGGCGCGCGCCCCCGATCCGCCGCCGTTCGCCTCGGCCTTCGACGGCGCGGCCTTCCGCGCCGCGGTGGCGACCGCCAAGGAGCACATCGCCGCCGGCGACATCTTCCAGGTGGTGCTGGCGCGCCGCTTCCGCGTGCCCGAGGCGCCGCCGCCGCTCGCCCTCTATCGCGCCCTGCGGCTGGTCAATCCGAGCCCCTACATGGTGCTCTTCGAGAGCCCCGAGGTGACGCTGGTCGGCGCCTCGCCGGAGATGCTGGTGCGCAAGCACGGCCGTCGCGTCGTCACCCGGCCGATCGCCGGCACGCGCCCGCGCGGGCTCGAGCCGGAGGACGATCGACGCTTCGCCGAGGAGCTGCTCGCCGATCCCAAGGAGCGTGCCGAGCACGTCATGCTCGTCGACCTCGGGCGCAACGATCTGGGACGGGTGGCGGTCGCCGGCAGCGTCGAGGTCACCTCGTTCTTCGACGTCGAGCGCTACAGCCACGTGATGCATCTCGTCTCCAACGTCGAGGGCGAGCTGGCGCCGGGGCGCGAGGCGCTCGACGCGCTCTTCGCCTGCTTTCCCGCCGGGACGGTCTCCGGGGCGCCGAAGATCCGCGCCATGGAGATCGTCGACGCGCTCGAGCCGGAGGCGCGTGGCCCCTATGCCGGAGCGGTCGGCTACCTCTCCTTCAGCGGCGACCTCGACACCTGCATCACCATTCGCACGCTCGTGGTGCAGGGGGGAGAGACCTCGGTGACCGCCGGCGCGGGCATCGTCGCCGATTCCGATCCGGCCGCCGAGCAACGCGAGACGGAGAACAAGGCGGCGGCCCTGCTCGCCGCCGTGGCGCTGGCACGCACCATCGAGGCCGGGGAGGTGCGGTCGTGA
- the hisF gene encoding imidazole glycerol phosphate synthase subunit HisF produces MSAEARQTELACRVIPCLDVADGGVVKGVRFTDFTHHGDPAEAAERYAAQGADEIVFLDIGAAPDARRTRLDWVRRTAERVFVPLCVGGGVRTVDDARELLAAGADKAGVNTAAVARPELVSELAARFGSQFVVLSVDARRRGDGWEVVTHGGRTPAGRDALAWIVEGVERGAGEVLLTSIDRDGTRAGYDLELLGAASRAVGVPVIASGGAGDPADLAAALEAGAAAVLAASIFHTGRFTVGEVKRELARRGFPVRWAPGDEGEERA; encoded by the coding sequence GTGAGCGCCGAGGCGAGGCAGACCGAGCTCGCCTGCCGGGTGATCCCGTGCCTCGACGTGGCCGACGGCGGCGTCGTCAAGGGGGTGCGCTTCACCGACTTCACCCACCACGGCGACCCGGCGGAGGCGGCCGAGCGCTATGCCGCCCAAGGGGCCGACGAGATCGTCTTCCTCGACATCGGTGCCGCGCCCGACGCCCGTCGCACCCGCCTCGACTGGGTGCGACGCACGGCCGAGCGCGTCTTCGTGCCGCTCTGCGTGGGCGGCGGCGTGCGAACCGTCGACGATGCCCGCGAGCTGCTGGCGGCCGGCGCCGACAAGGCCGGCGTCAACACCGCCGCGGTGGCACGGCCGGAGCTGGTCTCCGAGCTCGCGGCGCGCTTCGGCTCACAGTTCGTCGTGCTCTCGGTCGATGCGCGGCGCCGCGGCGACGGTTGGGAGGTGGTGACCCATGGCGGTCGCACGCCGGCCGGTCGCGACGCGCTCGCCTGGATCGTCGAAGGGGTCGAACGCGGTGCCGGCGAGGTGCTGCTCACCTCGATCGACCGCGACGGCACGCGCGCCGGCTACGATCTCGAGCTGCTCGGCGCCGCCTCGCGAGCGGTCGGTGTGCCGGTCATCGCCTCCGGTGGGGCGGGCGATCCCGCCGACCTGGCGGCGGCGCTCGAGGCCGGGGCGGCGGCGGTGCTTGCCGCGTCGATCTTCCACACCGGACGCTTCACCGTCGGCGAGGTCAAGCGCGAGCTCGCCCGGCGCGGATTCCCGGTGCGCTGGGCGCCGGGTGACGAGGGAGAGGAGAGGGCATGA
- a CDS encoding aminodeoxychorismate/anthranilate synthase component II has protein sequence MILMVDNYDSFTFNLVQVLAAEGAEVLVLRNDAESAAAMLARRPTGIVLSPGPGRPEDAGVCVELLERRPNVPLLGVCLGHQALGVAFGGRCERAPRLMHGKTSPVRHTGRGIFSGLSDPFEATRYHSLAVPEASLPAELEPLAWADDGTLMGMAHRELPYWGVQFHPESVLTREGPRLLGNFLRLCAGEVES, from the coding sequence GTGATCCTGATGGTCGACAACTACGACTCCTTCACCTTCAACCTCGTCCAGGTCCTGGCGGCCGAAGGGGCCGAGGTGCTGGTGCTGCGCAACGACGCCGAGAGCGCCGCGGCGATGCTGGCGCGGCGCCCGACCGGCATCGTGCTCTCGCCCGGGCCCGGACGGCCCGAGGACGCCGGCGTCTGTGTCGAGCTCCTGGAGCGACGCCCGAACGTCCCGCTGCTCGGGGTCTGCCTCGGTCATCAGGCGCTCGGCGTCGCCTTCGGCGGGCGCTGCGAGCGGGCACCGCGCCTGATGCACGGCAAGACCTCGCCGGTGCGCCACACCGGACGCGGGATCTTCTCCGGGCTCTCCGATCCGTTCGAGGCGACGCGCTATCACTCGCTCGCCGTCCCCGAGGCGTCGCTTCCGGCCGAGCTCGAGCCGCTCGCCTGGGCCGACGACGGGACGCTGATGGGCATGGCACACCGCGAGCTGCCGTACTGGGGTGTGCAGTTCCACCCCGAGTCGGTGCTGACGCGCGAAGGGCCGCGCCTGCTCGGCAACTT
- a CDS encoding imidazoleglycerol-phosphate dehydratase, with the protein MSRRQATVERKTRETDVRVDLALDGGAVTLDVPNGFFGHMLQALATHGGLGLTVVAHGDTHVDLHHTVEDVGIAVGEALAAALGDRSGVTRFAHAYAPLDEALARAVVDLSGRGFCAWRVPAELEASWITRELPFTLLADFFQALADRGRLTLHVDLLAGRNPHHAAEAAFKAVALALRQAVSCRGGDVPSTKGTLTA; encoded by the coding sequence ATGAGCCGACGACAGGCGACAGTGGAACGGAAGACCCGCGAGACCGACGTGCGCGTCGATCTGGCGCTCGACGGCGGCGCGGTGACGCTCGACGTGCCGAACGGCTTCTTCGGCCACATGCTGCAGGCGCTGGCGACCCACGGCGGTCTCGGTCTGACGGTGGTGGCGCACGGCGACACGCACGTCGACCTGCATCACACGGTCGAGGACGTGGGGATCGCCGTCGGCGAGGCGCTCGCCGCAGCGCTCGGCGATCGCTCCGGCGTGACGCGCTTCGCCCATGCCTATGCGCCGCTCGACGAGGCGCTGGCGCGCGCGGTGGTCGACCTTTCGGGCCGTGGTTTCTGCGCCTGGCGGGTGCCGGCCGAGCTCGAGGCGAGCTGGATCACCCGCGAGCTGCCGTTCACCCTGCTCGCCGACTTCTTCCAGGCGCTCGCCGATCGGGGGCGGCTGACCCTCCACGTCGACCTGCTCGCCGGGCGCAACCCGCATCATGCCGCCGAGGCGGCGTTCAAGGCGGTGGCGCTGGCGTTGCGTCAGGCGGTCTCCTGCCGCGGCGGCGACGTGCCGAGCACCAAGGGGACGCTCACCGCATGA
- a CDS encoding bifunctional phosphoribosyl-AMP cyclohydrolase/phosphoribosyl-ATP diphosphatase HisIE → MTLAIDSLRFDERGLLPVVAQEEGSGAVLMLAWADRTAVERTLASGEAWFFSRSRQALWRKGESSGNTLAVTSVTPDCDGDALLYRVRAAGPACHRGTRSCFEPNPAALELGWLEAVVAERAAGGESTSYTARLLADGVDRIARKVGEEATETVIAAVASGEPGSRERLVSESADLLFHLLVLLRSRDVGLGEVASELSRRHAERGGAR, encoded by the coding sequence ATGACTCTGGCGATCGACAGCCTGCGGTTCGACGAACGCGGACTGCTGCCGGTGGTGGCGCAGGAGGAGGGGAGCGGGGCGGTGCTGATGCTCGCCTGGGCCGATCGCACGGCGGTCGAGCGCACGCTGGCCTCGGGCGAGGCCTGGTTCTTCAGCCGCTCGCGCCAGGCGCTGTGGCGCAAGGGCGAGAGCTCCGGCAACACGCTGGCCGTCACGTCGGTGACGCCGGACTGCGACGGCGACGCGCTGCTCTATCGCGTCCGGGCCGCCGGCCCGGCCTGTCACCGCGGGACGCGCAGCTGCTTCGAGCCGAACCCGGCGGCGCTCGAGCTCGGCTGGCTCGAGGCGGTTGTCGCCGAGCGCGCGGCAGGCGGCGAGTCGACGAGCTACACGGCGCGGCTGCTCGCCGACGGCGTCGACCGGATCGCCCGCAAGGTGGGCGAGGAGGCCACCGAGACGGTGATCGCCGCCGTCGCCTCCGGCGAGCCGGGGAGCCGCGAACGACTGGTCAGCGAGTCGGCGGACCTGCTGTTCCACCTGCTCGTCCTCCTGCGCTCGCGCGATGTCGGTCTCGGCGAGGTGGCGAGCGAGCTGTCGCGCCGGCACGCCGAGCGGGGAGGGGCGCGATGA